In Myxococcales bacterium, the following proteins share a genomic window:
- the rodA gene encoding rod shape-determining protein RodA, translated as MARGDRVSFRGGTQIDMPLLLVIVAVATMGVVNLYSATSVYVDAGRRAALADIYVSQVYWFVVGGLLALVVAAVDYRHFERLAYFFYVGGIISLGLVFVLGADIRGSSRWIQIGSFNFQPSEFIKILIILVVAKYLHDDPKTEPRTLIDLAPAAGLVALPVVLVMAQPDLGTSLIYLLTAASMLAMTKVRTQSVVTLVVAAGTSIPLAWKYVLRDYQKNRITSFLDPEHDKTGIGWHAFQSRTAIGNGGLSGEGFMQGTQNQFGFVPDQVSDFPFAVFAEDWGLLGSVLLLATYCFVCIWAVHVASQSKDRFGAAVAVGVGALFFWHTVFNIGMAVGILPVVGITLPLFSYGGSSVVTMLIGLGLLMSVSMRR; from the coding sequence ATGGCACGCGGTGACCGGGTCTCGTTTCGAGGCGGCACGCAGATCGACATGCCGCTGCTCTTGGTCATCGTGGCGGTGGCCACCATGGGCGTGGTCAATCTCTACAGCGCGACCAGCGTGTACGTCGACGCCGGCCGGCGCGCGGCCCTGGCCGACATCTACGTCTCGCAGGTCTACTGGTTCGTCGTGGGGGGACTCCTGGCGCTCGTGGTCGCGGCGGTCGACTACCGGCACTTCGAGCGCCTCGCCTACTTCTTCTACGTCGGTGGGATCATCTCCCTCGGGCTGGTGTTCGTCCTGGGTGCCGACATCCGGGGGTCTTCACGCTGGATCCAGATCGGCAGCTTCAATTTTCAGCCCAGCGAGTTCATCAAGATCCTGATCATCTTGGTGGTCGCCAAGTACCTGCACGACGATCCGAAGACCGAACCGCGCACGCTGATCGATCTGGCCCCGGCGGCGGGGCTGGTCGCCCTGCCGGTCGTGTTGGTGATGGCGCAGCCCGATCTGGGGACGTCACTCATCTACTTGCTGACGGCGGCCAGCATGTTGGCGATGACCAAGGTCCGCACGCAGAGCGTCGTGACGTTGGTGGTGGCTGCCGGCACATCGATCCCGCTGGCGTGGAAGTACGTGCTCCGGGACTACCAGAAGAACCGCATCACCAGCTTCCTCGACCCCGAGCACGACAAGACCGGCATCGGCTGGCACGCCTTCCAGTCGCGAACCGCCATCGGCAACGGGGGGCTGAGTGGCGAGGGGTTCATGCAGGGCACGCAGAACCAGTTTGGGTTCGTGCCCGATCAGGTCTCGGATTTCCCATTCGCCGTGTTTGCCGAAGACTGGGGGCTCCTGGGCTCCGTGCTCCTGCTCGCGACCTATTGTTTCGTGTGCATCTGGGCGGTGCACGTCGCCTCGCAGTCCAAGGATCGATTCGGTGCCGCGGTGGCCGTTGGTGTCGGCGCTCTGTTCTTCTGGCACACCGTGTTCAACATCGGCATGGCCGTCGGCATCTTGCCGGTGGTCGGGATCACGCTGCCGCTGTTTTCCTACGGCGGCTCCAGCGTCGTCACGATGTTGATCGGTTTGGGGCTCCTGATGAGTGTGTCCATGCGCCGCTGA
- a CDS encoding sodium/proton-translocating pyrophosphatase: MTELGLLIALHTSGLVFAAVLARFLAGADVLGAELHRLGSALSRAADAFLAQEFRITALLVGVLSPIAFALYATLLHPGAGLGGLETGFWAAVGMALGAANACLVARVGARLAVRASLRLVSAAQHSMDRALSASVRTGGAIGLCAESISVIGISIVFGLLFAMKGGFHSSGENAGPLARAIVLLLPSHALGVATAALVIQRGGATYHAAGDVAADLAGERDAGLEHDDARNPAVIADLVGDHVGPAAGRAIDLLLCATVSNVTAVVIGVSVVEAARGQGVAAALSLAAFPLVARAFGVIASAFGVMVVRTDDVGSPSMALWRGQITTAVISLGGLLGSALWLIGDPGALRMFWTGALGLGAATTAAHLARFGIDRRVGPLRELLETQRVADAPAMAFGLAAGLSAAALPMGVLAIAIVGAYELGASTGLPAGGLLGALTALMTMSASGPYLLALGTFGPVADGARGVGSVNAASAEAQRRALRLDETGFTAATVAQVYAVVTSSLAAVLAASALPILSRPAGAPSAGVDLLRPLVALSGALGLALVLGYSASAARSAARGARGVAQEVERQLRGFPREKGRPVIPADYTPSYRACVELTARAALHPLAVPVAVALAVPLALGLVLRTLFRTSDRLVPTDALVAFVVVGALGALGMSLTAGGAKNLLAAARRATRRNTPSGGFDAAVSGDAVADLMGNAAGPAAQLLIKAAAVVALVVAPFLAT, translated from the coding sequence TTGACTGAGCTTGGCTTGCTCATCGCGCTTCACACGAGCGGACTCGTCTTCGCGGCCGTGCTCGCGCGTTTCCTCGCTGGTGCGGACGTGCTCGGCGCGGAGCTGCATCGACTCGGCAGCGCCCTATCTCGGGCTGCGGACGCCTTCCTCGCTCAAGAGTTCCGCATCACCGCCCTGCTTGTAGGAGTCCTGTCGCCCATCGCGTTTGCGCTGTACGCCACGCTCTTGCACCCCGGCGCTGGGCTCGGCGGGCTCGAGACCGGGTTCTGGGCAGCCGTCGGCATGGCGCTCGGCGCGGCAAACGCCTGCTTGGTGGCGCGCGTCGGCGCTCGCCTTGCCGTGCGCGCCAGTCTGAGGCTCGTCTCCGCCGCCCAGCACAGCATGGACCGCGCGCTCAGCGCGTCGGTGCGCACGGGCGGCGCCATCGGCCTGTGCGCCGAATCGATCAGCGTGATTGGGATCAGCATCGTGTTCGGGCTGCTGTTTGCCATGAAGGGCGGCTTCCACTCGTCAGGCGAAAACGCGGGTCCCCTCGCCCGGGCCATCGTGCTCTTACTCCCGAGTCACGCCCTTGGTGTGGCCACCGCTGCGCTCGTCATTCAGCGGGGCGGCGCGACCTACCACGCGGCTGGCGACGTCGCTGCGGATCTGGCTGGCGAACGCGACGCCGGGCTCGAGCACGACGACGCGCGCAACCCCGCCGTGATCGCCGACCTGGTGGGTGATCACGTCGGGCCGGCTGCCGGTCGCGCCATCGACCTGTTGCTGTGCGCGACCGTGAGCAACGTCACGGCGGTCGTGATCGGCGTCAGCGTGGTGGAGGCGGCCCGAGGTCAAGGTGTTGCGGCCGCACTCTCGCTCGCGGCCTTTCCGCTCGTCGCCCGCGCCTTCGGTGTGATCGCGTCGGCGTTTGGGGTGATGGTCGTACGTACCGACGACGTCGGCAGTCCGTCGATGGCGCTGTGGCGCGGGCAGATCACGACCGCGGTGATCTCGCTGGGAGGCCTGCTCGGCAGCGCGCTCTGGCTGATCGGCGATCCGGGCGCCTTGCGTATGTTCTGGACCGGGGCGCTCGGACTTGGCGCCGCAACGACCGCCGCGCACCTGGCTCGGTTCGGTATCGATCGCCGCGTGGGTCCGCTGCGCGAGCTGCTCGAGACACAACGAGTGGCCGACGCGCCCGCCATGGCCTTCGGTCTTGCCGCTGGACTCTCCGCGGCCGCGCTGCCGATGGGTGTGCTCGCGATCGCCATCGTCGGCGCGTACGAGCTCGGTGCCTCCACGGGCCTACCCGCCGGCGGTTTGCTCGGTGCGCTCACCGCGCTGATGACGATGTCCGCGTCCGGACCGTACTTGCTCGCGCTCGGCACCTTCGGTCCGGTCGCCGACGGCGCACGCGGTGTGGGCAGCGTCAACGCCGCGTCGGCCGAAGCCCAACGCAGGGCCCTGCGGTTGGACGAGACCGGCTTCACCGCTGCGACCGTCGCCCAGGTGTACGCGGTGGTGACGAGCAGCTTGGCGGCAGTGCTGGCGGCGAGTGCGCTGCCGATCTTGTCTCGCCCTGCAGGAGCCCCGAGCGCCGGGGTCGATCTACTCAGGCCGCTCGTGGCACTGAGTGGCGCCCTCGGCCTCGCCCTCGTGCTCGGGTACTCGGCCAGCGCCGCGCGCTCCGCGGCCCGCGGCGCGCGCGGCGTTGCCCAGGAGGTCGAGCGCCAGCTCCGGGGATTTCCCCGGGAGAAAGGCCGGCCGGTCATCCCCGCCGATTACACACCGAGCTACCGAGCCTGCGTCGAACTCACGGCCCGCGCGGCGCTGCACCCGCTGGCGGTGCCGGTGGCCGTTGCGCTCGCGGTCCCCCTCGCCCTCGGTCTCGTGCTCCGGACCCTGTTTCGTACTTCGGACCGGCTCGTCCCCACTGACGCGCTGGTCGCGTTCGTCGTCGTCGGAGCCCTGGGCGCCCTGGGCATGTCCCTCACGGCGGGCGGCGCCAAGAACCTGCTCGCCGCCGCGCGGCGTGCGACCCGAAGGAACACCCCATCCGGCGGCTTCGACGCCGCAGTCTCCGGCGACGCCGTCGCCGATCTCATGGGCAACGCGGCTGGACCCGCGGCCCAGCTCTTGATCAAGGCCGCCGCGGTCGTCGCGCTGGTCGTCGCTCCCTTCTTAGCCACCTGA
- a CDS encoding biopolymer transporter ExbD: protein MTQPYRSQPPKAKASVVRYKAELRKAIRRNAAEPEVNFLNITAMLDIMTIILVFLLKTLGESSASIPQSDDLRMPVSNVKTQPADDGVVVTVSKSQILVGNDRVLSLPNRESMAQTGVGARYKRSGPNDMYIVPLGEALKSARRTDKLVRQAKGLDPSSSEAIIVADKTTPYRLLIEVLFTLGQSEYGKYHMMVVQGS, encoded by the coding sequence ATGACCCAGCCGTATCGCTCGCAACCGCCGAAGGCGAAGGCTTCGGTCGTGCGCTACAAGGCCGAGCTTCGCAAGGCCATCCGGCGCAACGCGGCGGAGCCCGAGGTCAACTTCCTCAACATCACCGCGATGCTCGACATCATGACGATCATCTTGGTCTTCTTGTTGAAGACGCTGGGGGAGTCGAGCGCGAGCATCCCACAGAGCGACGATCTCCGGATGCCGGTCTCAAACGTGAAGACCCAGCCGGCCGACGACGGCGTCGTGGTGACGGTGTCCAAGAGCCAGATCCTGGTCGGCAACGACCGGGTGCTGTCGCTGCCCAACCGCGAGAGCATGGCGCAGACCGGCGTCGGCGCCCGCTACAAGCGCAGCGGTCCGAACGACATGTACATCGTGCCCCTCGGCGAAGCTCTGAAGAGCGCCCGTCGCACGGACAAGCTGGTTCGGCAGGCCAAAGGGCTCGATCCGAGCTCGTCCGAAGCCATCATCGTGGCGGACAAGACCACCCCCTACCGCCTGCTCATCGAGGTGCTCTTCACGCTCGGGCAGAGTGAATACGGCAAGTACCACATGATGGTGGTCCAGGGCAGCTGA
- a CDS encoding biopolymer transporter ExbD, producing the protein MQQTAPLTAAQRGKIRRMSQQRELSPDEEGGELNIIPFLDIIMNVLIFVLATIAVTFTATVDTTPPASQSGGVRQNVESTALNLTVFIVNEGFSLKASGGNIAPGCEGAGPGITIPKKGNLYDFETLNSCAARLKKASPDFADETQVFITANPGTDYQTIIQVLDAVRATPQGEMLFTDANFKVPR; encoded by the coding sequence ATGCAACAGACCGCCCCGCTAACCGCTGCTCAGCGCGGCAAGATCCGCCGTATGAGCCAGCAGCGCGAGCTGTCGCCCGACGAAGAGGGTGGCGAGCTCAACATCATCCCGTTCCTCGACATCATCATGAACGTGTTGATCTTCGTGCTCGCGACGATCGCTGTCACGTTCACCGCCACGGTCGACACCACTCCACCCGCCTCCCAATCCGGTGGCGTGAGGCAGAACGTCGAGAGCACGGCGCTGAACCTGACGGTGTTCATCGTGAACGAAGGGTTCTCGCTCAAGGCATCGGGCGGAAACATCGCGCCGGGGTGCGAGGGCGCGGGCCCCGGGATCACCATCCCGAAGAAGGGCAACCTCTACGACTTCGAGACGTTGAACAGCTGCGCGGCGCGGCTGAAGAAGGCGTCCCCGGACTTCGCCGACGAGACCCAGGTGTTCATCACGGCGAACCCAGGCACGGACTACCAGACCATCATTCAGGTTCTCGACGCCGTGCGGGCGACCCCGCAGGGCGAGATGCTCTTCACCGACGCGAACTTCAAGGTGCCGCGATGA
- a CDS encoding MotA/TolQ/ExbB proton channel family protein, with protein sequence MVEAFKHNPTFMVLNLITSAIVLTIVVERFAFQMTRYRVNSKEFFAQVKKLVTAGNIDRAIKLCEASDFPILQLVKSGLTQANKSADEIDASLSEKLSELKPQAEKRVGALWSLANIATLIGLLGTVSGLITTFASISAPGLGQADKQRMLSNGIAEAMYNTALGLGIAVFCMITHIILHTRAKAIQHDLEGTMERTFNLLTIQQRPGQV encoded by the coding sequence CTGGTCGAGGCTTTCAAGCACAACCCGACCTTCATGGTTTTGAACCTGATCACTTCCGCGATCGTGTTGACGATCGTCGTGGAGCGGTTCGCCTTCCAAATGACCCGCTACCGCGTGAACTCGAAGGAGTTCTTCGCGCAGGTCAAGAAGCTGGTGACCGCGGGCAACATCGATCGCGCCATCAAGCTGTGTGAAGCCAGCGACTTCCCCATCTTGCAGCTGGTGAAATCCGGGCTAACCCAGGCCAACAAGAGCGCGGACGAGATTGACGCCTCGCTGAGCGAGAAGCTCTCCGAGCTCAAGCCTCAGGCCGAGAAGCGAGTTGGCGCGCTGTGGTCGCTGGCCAACATCGCAACGCTGATTGGGCTGCTCGGCACGGTGAGCGGCTTGATCACGACATTCGCATCAATTTCGGCGCCGGGTCTGGGCCAAGCCGACAAACAGCGCATGCTCTCCAACGGCATCGCGGAGGCCATGTACAACACCGCCCTCGGCCTCGGCATCGCGGTGTTCTGCATGATCACTCACATCATCCTGCACACGCGAGCGAAGGCGATTCAGCACGACCTCGAAGGCACGATGGAGCGCACGTTCAATCTGCTGACGATTCAGCAGCGCCCGGGTCAGGTCTGA
- a CDS encoding MotA/TolQ/ExbB proton channel family protein, whose amino-acid sequence MSKMWHHYQAGGWAMWIILFWLICSIAIIAERAVYLYGASINKEVFLATMQKCILAGDVAKAVKMASAANAPLARIVQAGLVKVNRPDEEVQAAMDEAALREMPKINRRTGYLALFANLAMLSGLFGTIIGLIKAFGAVGGESVDPSQKARILAEGISEAMNCTAFGLISAIIALVGFAFLNGKTQSLEDDINEASVQVLNLVVANRQKVSLQGLEQAA is encoded by the coding sequence ATGTCGAAAATGTGGCATCACTATCAAGCGGGCGGGTGGGCGATGTGGATCATCCTTTTCTGGCTGATCTGCAGCATCGCCATCATCGCCGAGCGCGCCGTCTATCTGTACGGGGCCTCCATCAACAAGGAGGTCTTCCTGGCCACGATGCAGAAGTGCATCTTGGCGGGTGACGTCGCCAAGGCCGTCAAGATGGCGTCCGCTGCCAACGCGCCGCTGGCGCGCATCGTTCAAGCCGGTCTCGTCAAGGTGAACCGACCCGACGAGGAAGTTCAGGCGGCCATGGACGAGGCGGCCCTCCGCGAAATGCCGAAGATCAACCGGCGCACGGGCTACCTCGCCCTGTTCGCCAACCTCGCGATGCTCTCGGGCCTGTTCGGCACGATCATCGGTCTGATCAAGGCGTTCGGCGCCGTCGGTGGTGAGTCCGTCGATCCGAGCCAGAAGGCGCGCATTCTCGCAGAAGGAATTTCCGAAGCGATGAACTGCACGGCCTTCGGTCTGATCTCGGCCATCATCGCGCTCGTCGGCTTCGCCTTCCTCAACGGCAAGACGCAGAGCTTGGAAGACGACATCAACGAGGCCTCGGTTCAGGTGCTCAACTTGGTTGTCGCAAATCGCCAAAAGGTGAGCCTGCAAGGTCTCGAGCAGGCGGCCTGA
- a CDS encoding biopolymer transporter ExbD has product MAGIDTGGGHGKGRATNHEIPLIPFIDFLLCLVAFLLVTAVWSQMARINADARVPGPPKPDEEIEKQQKEKQLHVEMRGERKFQLVWKEGSTVVNTIDVERKPVKVGEETSFPDLGKKIEEEWTANGGHRAGTDTKIDQAILHCDNSTQFSDVVAVIDAIYKPQRDWVVGSAVKKIPAFNVTFAVN; this is encoded by the coding sequence ATGGCTGGTATCGATACAGGTGGTGGACATGGCAAAGGCCGCGCCACCAATCACGAGATCCCCCTGATCCCGTTCATCGACTTCCTCCTCTGCCTCGTGGCGTTCCTGTTGGTGACGGCGGTCTGGTCGCAGATGGCCCGCATCAACGCGGACGCTCGAGTGCCCGGCCCGCCCAAGCCGGACGAGGAGATCGAGAAGCAGCAGAAGGAAAAGCAGCTGCACGTGGAGATGCGCGGCGAGCGCAAGTTCCAGCTCGTTTGGAAGGAGGGCAGTACGGTCGTCAACACCATCGACGTCGAGCGCAAGCCGGTGAAGGTGGGGGAAGAGACGAGCTTCCCGGATCTCGGCAAGAAGATCGAAGAAGAGTGGACCGCCAACGGCGGACATCGAGCCGGGACGGATACCAAGATCGATCAGGCCATTCTGCACTGTGACAACTCGACGCAGTTCTCGGACGTGGTTGCGGTGATCGACGCAATCTACAAGCCCCAGCGCGACTGGGTCGTCGGCAGCGCCGTCAAGAAAATCCCGGCCTTCAACGTCACCTTCGCGGTGAACTGA
- a CDS encoding biopolymer transporter ExbD, with protein sequence MHHVPLNFVLKKVTGGGQRASNHEIPLIPFIDFLLCIVLFLLASFSATGELPIDKNVQLPKAENVLDMAEAPMVAITGTQILVDGVAAGNTRAIEEANRLQRIDELFNILKNKRELWKQINPGKEFPGIAILQVDKKVPALVVKSVFQTAAFAGYPNISFMVGRLGGEAG encoded by the coding sequence ATGCACCACGTCCCGCTGAACTTCGTGCTGAAGAAGGTGACCGGCGGCGGTCAGCGGGCCTCGAACCACGAGATCCCGCTGATTCCGTTCATCGACTTCTTGCTCTGCATCGTGCTCTTCTTGCTCGCGAGTTTCTCCGCTACCGGTGAGCTCCCGATCGACAAGAACGTGCAGCTGCCAAAGGCCGAGAACGTGCTCGACATGGCCGAGGCACCGATGGTTGCGATCACCGGCACCCAGATCCTGGTCGACGGGGTGGCCGCCGGAAACACCCGGGCAATCGAAGAGGCAAACCGCCTTCAGCGTATCGACGAGCTCTTCAACATCCTGAAGAACAAGCGGGAGCTCTGGAAGCAAATCAACCCGGGCAAGGAGTTTCCCGGAATCGCGATTCTCCAGGTGGACAAGAAGGTCCCGGCTCTGGTCGTGAAGAGTGTGTTCCAGACCGCAGCGTTCGCTGGCTACCCGAACATCAGCTTCATGGTGGGGCGGCTAGGCGGCGAGGCCGGCTGA
- a CDS encoding MaoC family dehydratase codes for MTTLRKPEYGRRLDDFEVGDVYEHPWDVTVDDGMVALFAAAFQDATPTYASRARAEALGFAGRPVHPCLLLNLGLSFSVHDVSEQAIAHLAYIDVRFPEACYAGDTLTASSRVLGKKPTTKGDRGVIEVRTLLVNQRNEVVCRFDRRALVRGGKVSGRPAPAWPSSVQAEAPDQWLPSPLAKGVSPSSRSGGFSGFFEDYSVGDVFFHSVGKTVGDSEHMLLTQLCRNSHPIHFDEVYCKDNSFAKTRVVYGGLVLSWVLSLTSRDMTGNAIWDVGLDAGAHPNGTLAGDTLYAASQVLEKEEHGPHAGTITLRVVGTKNTPPETLYAGGQLFTPELEKTEGKLAEKVVEITRKVLVRKKPAP; via the coding sequence ATGACCACGCTACGGAAACCCGAGTACGGCAGGCGCCTGGATGACTTCGAGGTCGGCGACGTCTACGAACATCCCTGGGACGTGACCGTCGATGACGGCATGGTGGCGCTCTTCGCAGCTGCATTTCAGGACGCGACGCCAACCTACGCAAGTCGCGCACGAGCGGAAGCGCTTGGCTTCGCGGGGCGGCCGGTGCACCCGTGTCTGCTCCTGAACCTCGGGCTCAGCTTCAGCGTGCACGACGTCAGCGAGCAGGCCATTGCCCACCTTGCTTACATCGACGTGCGCTTTCCCGAGGCCTGCTACGCGGGGGACACCCTCACTGCATCCAGCAGGGTGCTTGGCAAAAAACCGACCACGAAGGGTGACCGGGGAGTGATCGAGGTGCGGACCCTGCTGGTCAACCAGCGCAACGAGGTGGTGTGTCGCTTCGATCGGCGCGCGCTGGTTCGCGGCGGCAAGGTGTCGGGGCGTCCGGCGCCAGCCTGGCCCAGCAGCGTGCAAGCCGAGGCTCCCGACCAGTGGCTGCCTTCACCCCTCGCGAAGGGCGTCAGCCCCAGCAGCCGCAGCGGGGGGTTTTCCGGCTTCTTCGAGGACTACTCGGTGGGAGACGTCTTTTTCCACAGCGTCGGCAAGACCGTCGGCGACTCGGAGCACATGCTGCTGACGCAGCTCTGCAGGAATTCTCACCCCATCCACTTCGACGAGGTCTACTGCAAGGACAACTCGTTCGCCAAGACGCGCGTGGTGTACGGGGGTCTGGTGCTGTCGTGGGTGCTGTCGCTCACGAGCCGGGACATGACCGGCAACGCCATCTGGGACGTGGGCCTCGACGCCGGCGCGCACCCGAACGGGACGCTGGCGGGCGACACGCTCTACGCGGCCTCACAGGTGCTGGAGAAAGAAGAGCACGGCCCGCACGCAGGGACGATCACCCTGAGGGTCGTCGGCACCAAGAACACTCCGCCCGAGACCCTCTATGCCGGGGGCCAACTGTTCACGCCGGAGCTCGAGAAGACCGAAGGCAAGCTGGCCGAGAAGGTCGTGGAAATCACGCGCAAGGTGCTGGTGCGGAAGAAACCCGCGCCCTGA
- a CDS encoding acyl-CoA/acyl-ACP dehydrogenase: protein MKSPELDETESDTKSVSPHTLRGDDLAPAIAALGDLYGRAKTRALLHVTEAGRISSRLLDRHQLAAHALAYLGTEVEAARQLAIWSERVGGDLERLIAGTYIGELCRQLVGGIDLGPCESIGLGQLWLEQEDVQQTLGQPAVQALAERYGSGDVVCELARLAQERRSFGDFGLDDEVLSAVQSEFRRFVEQEVMPIAQDIHRKDELIPMTLIKKMAELGVFGLTIPEEYGGQGLGKVAMCLVTEELSRGYIGVGSLGTRSEIAAELILGAGTDDQKRDWLPRLAAGEVLSTAVFTEPNYGSDLAHIKSRADKQPDGSYTVHGQKTWITHATRADLMTLLARTDANDSGYGGLSMFLAPKTRGKDEAVETEGFPDAGITGTEIKVLGYRGMKEFEIAFDGFVIPDGCLLGGVEGQGFKQLMVTFESARIQTAARGVGVAQAALDQAMRYAEERVQFGVPIFNFPRVQRKLGRMVARIMAARQLTFFAARAKDSGKRCDLEAGMAKLLATRAAWEAADAGVQIHGGNGYAEEYVASRLLVDARVLSIFEGANEIQAHVIARRLLEE from the coding sequence ATGAAGAGCCCAGAGCTCGATGAAACCGAGTCCGATACCAAGTCCGTCTCCCCGCACACCCTGCGCGGAGACGACCTCGCGCCGGCGATCGCCGCTCTCGGCGACCTGTACGGAAGAGCGAAGACCCGCGCCCTGTTGCACGTGACCGAGGCGGGACGCATCTCGTCACGTTTGCTCGACCGCCATCAGCTCGCGGCGCACGCGCTGGCCTACCTGGGCACGGAGGTCGAAGCCGCGCGCCAGCTCGCGATCTGGTCCGAACGCGTCGGGGGTGATCTCGAGCGGCTGATCGCAGGAACGTACATCGGTGAGCTCTGCAGACAGCTGGTAGGCGGCATCGACCTCGGTCCCTGTGAGTCCATCGGACTCGGTCAGCTCTGGCTCGAGCAAGAAGACGTCCAGCAGACGCTGGGCCAACCTGCCGTGCAGGCCCTCGCGGAGCGTTATGGCTCGGGCGACGTGGTGTGCGAGCTCGCGCGTCTGGCCCAGGAGCGCCGCAGCTTCGGCGACTTTGGCCTCGACGACGAGGTCTTGAGCGCGGTCCAGTCGGAGTTTCGGCGCTTCGTCGAGCAGGAGGTCATGCCCATTGCGCAAGACATCCACCGCAAGGACGAACTGATCCCGATGACGCTGATCAAGAAGATGGCAGAGCTCGGAGTGTTCGGCCTGACCATCCCGGAGGAGTACGGCGGGCAGGGACTGGGCAAGGTTGCCATGTGCCTCGTCACGGAGGAGCTCAGTCGCGGGTACATCGGCGTCGGCTCGCTCGGCACACGCTCCGAGATCGCCGCGGAGTTGATCCTGGGCGCGGGGACCGACGATCAGAAGCGCGACTGGCTACCGCGGCTGGCGGCCGGGGAGGTGCTCTCCACTGCGGTATTCACGGAGCCCAACTACGGCTCCGATCTGGCTCACATCAAGAGCCGCGCGGACAAACAGCCGGACGGTAGCTACACCGTACACGGTCAGAAGACCTGGATCACCCACGCCACCCGCGCCGACTTGATGACGTTGCTCGCGCGCACGGATGCCAACGACAGCGGTTACGGCGGGCTCAGCATGTTCCTGGCGCCCAAGACCCGCGGCAAGGACGAGGCCGTCGAGACCGAGGGGTTCCCCGACGCCGGCATCACCGGCACCGAGATCAAGGTCCTCGGTTATCGCGGCATGAAGGAGTTCGAGATTGCCTTCGACGGCTTCGTGATCCCCGACGGCTGTCTGCTCGGGGGCGTCGAGGGCCAAGGTTTCAAACAGCTGATGGTGACCTTCGAGAGCGCACGCATTCAGACAGCGGCTCGCGGCGTCGGAGTCGCGCAAGCGGCGCTCGACCAGGCGATGCGTTACGCCGAGGAGCGGGTGCAGTTTGGAGTGCCGATCTTCAATTTTCCGCGCGTGCAACGCAAACTCGGGCGCATGGTCGCGCGCATCATGGCGGCGCGGCAGCTCACCTTCTTTGCTGCTCGAGCCAAGGACAGCGGGAAGCGCTGCGACCTCGAGGCGGGCATGGCAAAACTGCTCGCGACGCGGGCGGCCTGGGAAGCGGCCGACGCCGGCGTGCAAATCCACGGCGGCAACGGCTACGCGGAGGAGTACGTCGCATCACGGCTGCTGGTCGACGCGCGGGTGCTGAGCATTTTCGAGGGGGCCAACGAGATCCAGGCGCACGTCATCGCGCGGCGCCTACTGGAGGAGTGA